A genomic region of Roseateles amylovorans contains the following coding sequences:
- a CDS encoding phosphohydrolase translates to MSDRTRAWIRLPSGAALDLIHPSPEAWTHHDLALRLARTYRWGGESVWPWPLSVAQHSMLVLQLRQQWAQAEGETLSNAAALAELLHDAEEGFLGFDCISPLKRVLGEPFRIVGDRLMQAIAMRYQLPDWTTETYALHKRADSIAAASEAVHCTGWSVTEVREVLGISHPVLDTDPLQAVYGGAAWEPWPSDVAAQRFLQALLRLMPDTVDEGKPRR, encoded by the coding sequence ATGAGCGACCGTACCCGCGCCTGGATCCGCCTGCCCTCCGGGGCCGCACTCGACCTGATCCATCCCTCGCCTGAGGCCTGGACGCACCACGACCTGGCGCTGCGCCTGGCGCGGACTTATCGCTGGGGTGGGGAATCGGTGTGGCCGTGGCCACTGTCGGTGGCGCAGCACTCGATGCTGGTGCTGCAGTTGCGCCAGCAGTGGGCGCAGGCCGAGGGGGAGACGCTCTCCAACGCGGCCGCACTGGCCGAACTGCTGCATGACGCCGAGGAAGGCTTCCTCGGCTTCGATTGCATCTCGCCGTTGAAGCGGGTGCTGGGGGAGCCGTTCCGGATCGTCGGCGATCGGCTGATGCAGGCCATCGCCATGCGCTACCAACTGCCGGACTGGACGACCGAGACCTACGCGCTGCACAAGCGCGCGGACAGCATCGCCGCGGCCTCGGAAGCGGTGCATTGCACCGGCTGGTCCGTGACGGAAGTGCGGGAGGTGCTGGGCATCTCCCATCCGGTGCTGGACACCGATCCCTTGCAGGCGGTGTATGGCGGCGCCGCCTGGGAACCGTGGCCCTCGGACGTCGCGGCCCAGCGCTTTCTGCAGGCGTTGCTGCGGCTGATGCCGGACACCGTCGATGAGGGCAAGCCGCGACGGTGA
- a CDS encoding TonB-dependent receptor domain-containing protein → MSSFHLRATANAALLVLITAPALPTAFAQTRIDPVVVTGTREAQPLRDAIADVVLIDTATLRDSGTASLADVLQRYAGVQLLRNGGPGQTTGYFVRGASSNSTVVLIDGVRVGSATLGQTALEAMSLSQIDRIEVLRGPASGLYGADAVGGVIQVFTRKGQGAFNVTGYAAVGEDRSREGSFGLSGAQGGFDYAAGLSRETSHGRTAIRPNDQFGNYNPDKDGYGRTVGSARLGFTPAEGHHVGVSFIQSKLNAQYDGADYRPDFSVDPSADFRNRLTTRTVTADYRGQLSLLWTTQLQVAKSTDDLSSGGQLVDRFKTDRDQISWQNTLRFAPGQQLLLAYEHLREKAQSTVYLANDKRTNNAVFAGYTGQFGAAGVEASLRSDDNSIYGGNTTGSLGASYALSSTLKLRAVAGTTFRAPTFNDLDYPGYGVRSLQPEEGRSVELGLNWQSGNSSAGATVYRNKVRNLIGTENDPTRCPPGYDFGCATNTSRATLEGVTLTGAHRLGNLSLRATVDFLDAKNDDSGSRLIRRAAHQESISADYDTGVWSAGASLTDVGARPDGVTLGAYAVLDLRASWRFLPQWRLEAKLLNAADRDIQPVRDYQGLGRQAWVGVRYDMKGF, encoded by the coding sequence ATGTCCTCCTTCCATCTTCGCGCCACCGCGAACGCTGCCCTGCTCGTCCTGATCACGGCCCCTGCCCTGCCCACTGCCTTCGCGCAGACCCGCATCGATCCGGTGGTGGTCACCGGCACGCGTGAAGCGCAACCCCTGCGCGACGCCATCGCCGACGTGGTGCTGATCGACACCGCCACCCTGCGCGACAGCGGCACCGCCAGCCTGGCCGATGTGCTGCAGCGCTACGCCGGTGTCCAGTTGCTGCGCAACGGCGGACCCGGCCAGACGACCGGCTATTTCGTGCGTGGCGCCAGCAGCAACAGCACCGTGGTGTTGATCGACGGGGTTCGGGTCGGCTCGGCCACGCTGGGGCAGACCGCGCTGGAGGCGATGAGCCTGTCGCAGATCGACCGCATCGAAGTGCTGCGCGGTCCGGCGTCCGGCCTGTACGGCGCCGATGCGGTCGGCGGCGTGATCCAGGTCTTCACCAGGAAGGGCCAGGGCGCGTTCAATGTCACGGGCTATGCCGCCGTCGGCGAGGACCGCTCCCGTGAAGGCAGCTTCGGCCTCAGCGGCGCACAAGGCGGCTTCGACTATGCGGCCGGACTCAGTCGCGAGACCAGCCACGGCCGGACCGCCATCCGACCCAACGACCAGTTCGGCAACTACAACCCGGACAAGGACGGTTATGGCCGCACCGTCGGCAGCGCGCGCCTGGGCTTCACACCGGCCGAAGGCCACCATGTGGGTGTCTCCTTCATCCAGAGCAAACTGAATGCGCAGTACGACGGTGCCGATTACCGGCCGGACTTTAGCGTGGATCCGTCGGCGGACTTCCGCAACCGCCTGACCACGCGCACGGTCACCGCCGACTACCGGGGCCAGTTGTCGCTGCTCTGGACCACGCAGCTGCAAGTGGCCAAGAGCACCGACGATCTGTCCTCCGGCGGCCAACTCGTCGACCGTTTCAAGACCGATCGCGACCAGATCAGCTGGCAGAACACGCTGCGCTTCGCGCCGGGCCAGCAACTGCTGCTCGCCTATGAACACCTGCGCGAGAAGGCGCAGAGCACCGTCTACCTTGCCAATGACAAGCGCACCAACAATGCGGTCTTCGCCGGCTACACCGGCCAGTTCGGCGCCGCGGGCGTGGAGGCCAGCCTGCGCAGCGACGACAACTCGATCTACGGTGGCAACACCACCGGCAGCCTGGGCGCCAGCTATGCCCTGTCCAGCACGCTGAAGCTGCGTGCCGTGGCCGGCACCACCTTCCGCGCGCCCACCTTCAATGACCTGGACTATCCCGGCTACGGCGTGCGCAGCCTGCAGCCCGAGGAAGGCCGCAGCGTCGAGCTGGGTCTGAACTGGCAGTCCGGCAACAGCAGCGCCGGCGCGACGGTCTACCGCAACAAGGTGCGCAACCTGATCGGCACCGAGAACGACCCGACCCGCTGCCCACCCGGCTATGACTTCGGCTGCGCCACCAACACCTCACGCGCCACGCTCGAAGGCGTGACGCTGACCGGTGCGCATCGCCTCGGCAACCTGAGCCTGCGTGCCACGGTCGACTTCCTGGATGCGAAGAACGACGACTCCGGCAGCCGGCTGATCCGCCGTGCCGCGCACCAGGAGAGCATCTCGGCCGATTACGACACCGGCGTGTGGAGCGCGGGCGCCTCGCTGACCGACGTGGGCGCGCGTCCCGACGGCGTCACCCTGGGCGCCTATGCGGTGCTGGACCTGCGCGCCAGCTGGCGCTTCCTGCCGCAGTGGCGTCTGGAGGCCAAGCTGCTGAATGCCGCCGACCGCGACATCCAGCCGGTGCGGGACTACCAGGGCCTGGGCCGTCAGGCCTGGGTGGGCGTGCGCTACGACATGAAGGGCTTCTGA
- a CDS encoding HU family DNA-binding protein, with the protein MNKSELIESIATKSGVTRAVAASTLDATLETITEALAAGDSIALVGFGTFKVGDRAARTGKNPATGEVLEIPASKAAKFTAGKALKDAVNK; encoded by the coding sequence ATGAACAAAAGTGAACTGATCGAAAGCATCGCCACCAAGAGCGGCGTGACCCGCGCAGTGGCCGCCTCCACCCTGGACGCGACCCTGGAGACCATCACCGAGGCGCTGGCCGCCGGCGATTCGATCGCCCTGGTGGGCTTCGGCACCTTCAAGGTCGGCGATCGCGCTGCCCGCACCGGCAAGAACCCGGCCACCGGCGAAGTGCTGGAAATCCCGGCGTCCAAGGCCGCCAAGTTCACCGCCGGCAAGGCGCTGAAGGATGCGGTGAACAAGTAA
- a CDS encoding EF-hand domain-containing protein — protein MTSVLTSLGVALVTALAMTAAAPAHAQDSKAAKAAQQLDARFAAADKDHDGKLTKAEAEAGMPRVAKRFDEIDTTKSGAVTLQQIKAYGAEHMKKK, from the coding sequence ATGACATCCGTTCTGACTTCCCTCGGTGTCGCACTCGTCACTGCGCTCGCCATGACCGCCGCCGCCCCCGCCCATGCGCAAGACAGCAAGGCGGCGAAGGCGGCCCAGCAACTGGACGCGCGTTTTGCCGCAGCCGACAAGGACCACGACGGCAAGCTCACCAAGGCGGAAGCCGAGGCCGGCATGCCCCGCGTGGCCAAACGGTTCGACGAGATCGACACCACCAAGTCCGGTGCCGTCACGCTGCAACAGATCAAGGCCTATGGTGCGGAGCACATGAAGAAGAAGTGA